In Pedobacter sp. W3I1, one DNA window encodes the following:
- a CDS encoding helix-turn-helix transcriptional regulator: MDQVEIFKALSNKTRLQILGWLKEPELHFPEQPNADFENVGVCVGQIQLKSGLSQSTISEYLSILQRADLISSTRVGQWTYYKRNKEGLEKLSEIINTEL; encoded by the coding sequence ATGGATCAAGTAGAAATATTCAAAGCCCTTTCCAACAAAACACGTTTACAGATTTTAGGCTGGCTAAAAGAGCCCGAGCTGCATTTTCCAGAACAGCCAAATGCCGATTTTGAAAATGTTGGTGTTTGTGTTGGGCAGATTCAACTTAAAAGTGGCTTATCACAAAGTACCATTTCCGAATACCTGTCTATTTTACAGCGCGCTGATTTAATCAGTTCCACTCGCGTAGGTCAATGGACTTATTACAAACGCAATAAAGAAGGCTTAGAAAAATTAAGCGAAATCATCAATACCGAATTATAA
- a CDS encoding arylsulfatase codes for MRTFTKYSGLFLIFLLAVLTAFINKPKPKKVIDKRPNIIVILADDLGFSDIGCYGGEIKTPNIDYLASQGVRFKSFYNTSRCCPTRAALLTGLYNHNAGIGEMTTDRGLEGYRGAITKNTVTLAEVLKDAGYRTAMSGKWHVSNTIEQPTPQAQLDWLNHKTSFPLFSPIDQYPTSRGFEKFFGTLWGVVDFFDPFSLVSGTTPIKDVPKNYYHTDAINDTAATYIREFSKGDKPFFLYVAENAPHWPLQAKPEDIAKYKDTYKVGWDAIREARYKRMVAMGLIDPKTAPLSPRQSTVKWEDNPTKAFDEMAMAVHAAMIDRMDQGIGRIIKALKETDQLDNTLIVFLSDNGASPEDAMRYGPGFDRPSETRAGEKIVYPIYKKVMPGPQTSYTSIGPIWANVANTPYQLAKAQSYEGGVHTPMIAFWPKGIAAKKGSYTDQVGHVMDFMATFVELAHAKYPGSYKGNTIKPLQGLSLVPALKGKISNGHEILFNEHFNAGFVRAGDWKMVNLSGDSTQHLYNIKNDQTELNDVAAQHPDKVKELNAKWQAWAKENHVLPKR; via the coding sequence ATGCGCACATTTACCAAATATTCCGGCCTGTTTTTAATTTTTCTCTTAGCTGTTTTGACTGCTTTTATTAATAAGCCTAAACCAAAAAAAGTGATTGATAAAAGACCTAATATCATTGTCATCCTGGCTGATGATCTCGGTTTTTCTGATATCGGCTGTTATGGTGGAGAAATTAAAACACCAAATATTGATTATCTGGCTAGCCAGGGTGTTCGCTTCAAAAGCTTTTATAATACCTCTCGCTGCTGTCCAACACGAGCTGCTTTATTAACCGGGCTTTACAACCACAATGCTGGTATAGGCGAAATGACTACCGATCGTGGCCTAGAAGGATATCGTGGAGCAATTACTAAAAATACAGTAACGCTGGCAGAAGTTTTAAAAGATGCAGGATACAGAACGGCAATGTCGGGTAAGTGGCATGTTTCGAACACCATAGAACAGCCTACACCGCAAGCGCAGTTAGATTGGCTGAACCATAAAACATCTTTTCCTTTGTTTTCTCCGATTGATCAATACCCAACCAGCAGAGGCTTTGAGAAATTCTTCGGAACACTCTGGGGGGTGGTCGATTTTTTTGATCCTTTTAGCCTGGTAAGTGGCACAACGCCGATTAAAGATGTACCTAAAAATTATTACCATACCGATGCCATTAATGATACTGCTGCAACTTACATTCGTGAATTTAGCAAAGGCGATAAACCCTTTTTCCTGTATGTAGCTGAAAATGCCCCGCATTGGCCATTACAGGCAAAACCAGAAGATATCGCGAAGTATAAAGATACCTATAAAGTGGGCTGGGATGCCATTCGTGAAGCGAGATACAAACGGATGGTGGCGATGGGTTTGATCGATCCTAAAACAGCCCCGCTTTCTCCACGACAATCAACTGTGAAATGGGAAGACAATCCCACAAAGGCTTTTGATGAAATGGCTATGGCCGTACATGCAGCAATGATTGACAGGATGGACCAGGGTATTGGCCGGATTATTAAAGCCTTAAAAGAAACTGATCAATTGGATAATACATTGATTGTCTTTTTGAGCGATAATGGCGCAAGTCCTGAAGATGCGATGCGTTATGGGCCAGGTTTCGACCGGCCAAGTGAAACACGGGCAGGTGAAAAAATTGTCTATCCCATTTATAAAAAGGTAATGCCGGGCCCACAAACCAGTTATACCTCAATCGGGCCAATTTGGGCAAATGTAGCCAATACGCCCTATCAACTGGCAAAAGCACAATCGTACGAAGGTGGTGTGCATACACCTATGATCGCTTTCTGGCCAAAAGGTATTGCCGCTAAAAAAGGCAGTTATACCGATCAGGTGGGGCATGTAATGGATTTTATGGCCACATTTGTTGAACTTGCCCATGCGAAGTATCCGGGCAGTTATAAAGGCAATACCATTAAACCCCTGCAGGGTTTAAGTTTAGTACCGGCTTTAAAAGGAAAAATATCAAACGGACACGAAATTTTGTTTAACGAACATTTTAACGCAGGTTTTGTACGCGCTGGCGATTGGAAAATGGTTAACCTATCCGGCGATTCAACACAACACCTCTATAATATCAAAAATGATCAGACAGAATTGAATGACGTTGCAGCACAGCATCCGGATAAGGTAAAAGAACTGAATGCTAAATGGCAGGCCTGGGCGAAGGAAAACCATGTGCTGCCTAAGCGGTAA
- a CDS encoding pirin family protein, which translates to MSNIKLIIEERPANIGNFMVGRLLPFREKRMVGPFSFIDHMGPAAMSDHENLDVPPHPHIGLSTLTFLFEGEITHKDSLGSDIVIKPGQVNWMTSGSGIVHSERTPEYLRHTDKMLHGLQIWVALPKDLEQMDPEFCHVEGADIPGWTQDGVNFKLIAGEAFGYKSPVPVYSPLYFLELKSTKQQKLNIGDYLFGESALYILEGAIESEGNIFKPRLILVANDAKLCEFTMHENTTVYIFGGEPFPEERFIYWNFVASDKELIEKAKTKWLEQSFKPVPGETGFVPLPDPIRNIKH; encoded by the coding sequence ATGTCGAACATTAAGCTCATTATCGAAGAAAGGCCCGCAAATATTGGCAATTTTATGGTTGGCAGACTCCTGCCTTTCAGAGAGAAACGTATGGTTGGTCCCTTTTCTTTTATCGACCACATGGGTCCTGCTGCCATGAGCGATCATGAAAATCTTGATGTTCCACCCCATCCACACATCGGCTTATCTACCTTAACCTTTTTGTTCGAGGGCGAGATTACACACAAAGACAGTTTAGGATCAGATATTGTGATTAAACCCGGGCAGGTAAACTGGATGACCTCGGGCAGCGGTATTGTACATTCAGAAAGAACCCCTGAATACCTTCGCCATACCGATAAAATGCTCCATGGCCTACAGATCTGGGTGGCCTTACCTAAAGATCTGGAACAAATGGACCCTGAATTTTGCCATGTAGAAGGGGCAGACATTCCAGGATGGACACAGGATGGCGTTAATTTTAAATTAATTGCAGGCGAAGCTTTTGGTTATAAATCTCCGGTTCCGGTGTACAGTCCCTTATATTTTTTAGAGTTAAAAAGCACTAAACAGCAAAAGCTAAACATTGGCGATTACCTGTTTGGCGAAAGTGCACTTTATATTTTAGAGGGTGCAATTGAAAGTGAAGGGAATATTTTTAAACCGCGCTTAATTTTAGTTGCCAACGATGCCAAACTGTGCGAATTTACCATGCACGAAAACACCACGGTTTACATTTTCGGAGGTGAACCTTTTCCTGAAGAACGTTTTATTTACTGGAACTTTGTTGCATCAGACAAAGAATTAATCGAAAAAGCCAAGACTAAATGGCTGGAACAAAGCTTTAAACCGGTTCCTGGTGAAACAGGTTTTGTGCCTTTGCCCGACCCCATCCGCAATATTAAACATTAA
- a CDS encoding DoxX family protein translates to MKTKTIKIIYWISTALVSLMMTFSAYSYLTNETIKQAFHHLGFPDYFRVELAVAKILGAVLLLLPIKGQWKEWAYAGFAFTFVSAFIAHTASGDPINNRVGPVVFLIVLLLSYFTYHKTKTEYV, encoded by the coding sequence ATGAAAACAAAAACAATCAAAATTATCTATTGGATATCCACTGCTTTAGTTTCGTTAATGATGACTTTCTCGGCCTATTCTTATCTTACCAACGAAACCATTAAACAGGCTTTTCATCACTTAGGCTTTCCTGATTATTTCAGGGTTGAATTAGCCGTTGCCAAAATTTTAGGCGCTGTTTTATTGCTGTTACCGATAAAAGGGCAATGGAAAGAATGGGCATACGCCGGTTTTGCATTTACATTTGTCTCGGCATTTATTGCACATACGGCTTCGGGCGATCCGATCAATAACCGTGTTGGTCCGGTTGTATTTTTAATTGTGTTATTGCTATCCTATTTTACCTATCACAAAACGAAGACCGAGTATGTTTAA
- a CDS encoding RNA polymerase sigma factor, whose amino-acid sequence MKGELVTANRDREDSTIQKHIQGCIRNERDSQKALYKHFYGFAMGICLRYANDRLDAAGILNDGFFKAFKNINKYEPTKAFLPWLGRIITNTAIDYYRANLKFADHVDIMDHENIAQVSSVYDKLAYHDLLALVQKLSPGYRTVFNLFAIDGYTHEEIAEMLGISVGTSKSNLFKARQKLQEMLKATEAKTYQVRSSDVDRNLLGVRLNTNMQ is encoded by the coding sequence TTGAAAGGAGAACTTGTGACCGCTAACCGCGACAGAGAAGATAGTACTATACAAAAGCATATTCAGGGCTGCATTAGAAATGAAAGGGATAGTCAAAAAGCGCTATACAAACATTTCTATGGCTTTGCTATGGGTATTTGTTTGCGTTATGCAAACGATCGGTTAGATGCTGCGGGAATACTGAACGATGGCTTTTTCAAAGCTTTTAAGAATATTAATAAATATGAACCTACTAAGGCTTTTTTACCCTGGCTTGGACGTATCATAACCAATACAGCTATCGACTATTATCGTGCGAATCTAAAATTTGCTGATCACGTAGATATCATGGATCATGAAAATATTGCGCAGGTAAGTTCTGTATATGATAAGTTAGCTTACCACGATTTATTGGCATTGGTGCAAAAGTTGAGCCCGGGTTACCGTACCGTTTTTAACCTTTTTGCCATAGATGGATATACGCATGAAGAAATTGCCGAAATGCTTGGGATATCGGTAGGTACATCGAAGTCGAACCTGTTTAAGGCAAGGCAAAAGTTACAGGAAATGTTAAAGGCTACCGAAGCGAAAACTTACCAGGTGAGGAGTTCGGATGTAGATAGAAACCTTTTAGGGGTTAGGTTAAATACAAACATGCAATGA
- a CDS encoding HIT family protein, giving the protein MTIFSKIVAGEISAHVVAETVEYLAFLDVQPLTAGHVLVIPKIETDYIFDMDEDLYVGLWMFAKIVAKGVKIAFPCKKVGVSVIGLEVPHAHIHLIPMNNVSDMNFSKEKLKPTDEELAEAAEKIKQALLEV; this is encoded by the coding sequence ATGACTATCTTTTCAAAAATTGTTGCAGGCGAAATCAGCGCACATGTTGTTGCTGAAACTGTAGAATATTTAGCATTTTTAGATGTTCAGCCTTTAACGGCGGGGCATGTTTTGGTGATCCCGAAAATTGAGACCGATTATATCTTCGATATGGATGAGGATCTGTACGTTGGTTTGTGGATGTTTGCTAAAATTGTAGCGAAAGGTGTAAAAATAGCTTTCCCATGCAAAAAAGTGGGCGTTTCAGTAATTGGGCTAGAAGTGCCGCATGCACATATTCATTTGATCCCGATGAATAATGTGAGCGACATGAATTTCAGTAAAGAAAAATTGAAGCCAACCGACGAAGAATTGGCAGAGGCTGCCGAAAAAATTAAGCAGGCCTTATTAGAAGTATAA
- a CDS encoding helix-turn-helix domain-containing protein, which translates to MVPRKEHRNKETCISSLNAVKDALYVLNGKWKLPLIISLQEGPQRFNEIQKSLGEITPKILSKELKDLELNEFVIRRVFSTTPVTVTYELTPYSESLERVIDELRDWGLKHRERLVKNRRTESVAAEMSTPL; encoded by the coding sequence ATGGTACCAAGAAAAGAACACCGTAATAAGGAAACCTGTATCTCAAGTTTAAATGCGGTAAAAGACGCACTCTATGTGTTAAATGGTAAATGGAAGCTTCCACTCATTATTTCTTTGCAGGAAGGACCGCAGCGTTTTAATGAAATCCAAAAATCGCTTGGAGAAATTACGCCCAAAATTTTATCAAAAGAACTTAAAGATCTGGAATTAAATGAATTTGTAATCCGAAGAGTATTTTCTACCACTCCGGTTACTGTAACTTACGAACTTACCCCCTACAGCGAATCGCTTGAAAGAGTAATTGATGAATTAAGAGATTGGGGGCTAAAACATCGCGAACGGTTGGTTAAAAATAGAAGAACCGAATCGGTTGCGGCAGAAATGAGTACTCCTCTTTAG